GATGTGGGAAAATGATATTCTTGCCGAGAAGATAattctatttcagttttttacATCACGATTCTTCCTTATCTTTTTGCTCAGTTCAAGTCACTTGTCTGTAATAAGACAGCATATCATCTAAACTTTGGTAAAGTGGTGTCTGATTTTGAGTGTCACTGCTGTCAGTCTGCGCTGAAGGCGCCACATCTTGAGCGCTGCAGCCACAGGCCTGCACTGATGGCGGCACACCTTGGGTGCTGCAGCCACAGGCCTGCATTGCTGGCGGCACTTCTTGGTGCTGCAGCCACAGGCCTGCATTGCTGGCGGCACTTCTTGGGCGCTGCAGCCACAGGCCTGCATTGCTGGCGGCACTTCTTGGGCGCCGTAGCCATAAGCGTGCATTGAAAATGGCATATCATGAGTGCTGTAGCCATAAGCGTGCATTGGTGGCAGCACACCTTGAGCGCCGTAGCCATAAGCCTGCATTGGAAATGGCATATCATGAGTGCTATAGCCGTAAGCCTGCATTGATGACAGCACATCTTGAGTGCCATAGCCGTAAGCCTGCATCGACGGCGGCACACCTCGAGCACCATAGCCGTAAGCCTGTGCTGATGGCAGCATATCCTCATCATCGCTGCTGTCATCCTCCGCTGATGATGACACATCTTGAGCATCAACACAGGCCTCTGTTGATGCTGACTCATCTTGAACAGTGTTGTTGTAAGCCTGCACTGATGGTGGCATATCTTCAGTGCTGCTGCCGTTGGCCGGCACTGATGGCATCTGTTGGTTTTGTGCTGTCtctgtttccagtttttcagaggAGGTTTCAGGACTGTTCAAATTCTGACTTCTGTAATTATCGTCTTTCTTTTGTCCCATAAAGTAATCAGAAGGTGGCGCAAATTCTGGATCTCGCTCATCTCTGagttcttcctgtttcttcgACCATTGTCCAAACATCAATTCTgttagaaacaggaaaaatggtAGATTGAATATAGATTTCAGGGTCTGAAGATCAGtcagaaaggagggaaaacaaaTTAGTAAACAGAGAAGATACAGCTGTGAAAAGCTATCTGAAGTTACTTTTCCATCTAGTACTAGATTGCTGGCTAAGCTGACAGTTCACTTTCTTTATAGAGCAGGAACGAAAGCATTGAGCATTAAAGATAACCACCATCCTCTATATAACTCATCCTAGTCACTTTAAGACCCTTTAACAATGTGGTCACTGGTTATGAAAAATAACTAATTAGAGGTGAATCAAAATACAAACCAATCAAAGCATTAAGAGCTTAGTTACTAGAAGAGGGAGATGATGAGATTATCTCTAGTGGGTACAGGCAAAAACCAGTAACTTCATTATTTCAACAGAAGTGGTAGATATTCTAGTTACTATGACAGCTGCtgatttctgattaaaaatagttctgaaGTACTGCAGTGGAATGACAGCTCAAGATCACCACACTTAAAAAGATATCCCCAAAACCTACCCCAAAGATGTCTCCCAAACCTACTCTCTAAAACCAGTAAAATTCTTTTTAGTATTCATTTCTATCAAGACTTCTGTAAGAAATGAAGTAGAAAATTTTGATACAGAAGGGCTACACATTTGTCTGATGTAGCAAAATAGAGCCCCAATCAGAGCAGgacttcttcctttgctttggtaaaaatataaaaaaatacgAAATAGTGAGGAGGAAAGCATCTAAGAGAGTGAGGAGTTTTGTTTATCCCTTCTTGTACTAATTTAGATGCTTGTATTACATTTATGTTCAGTGAACCACAGTTATTTTACTTCACATTTTAGAGTAAGCTGTCCTCTACTTTCTGAGTCTAGTATTTGTTGCGTAGTACAGTGCTGCTTGGGTGTCAGTCAGGTACTAGGATTCCTTAgaggtagaaaaaaacccagggtCAGGCAGGATAAAGATTTAACAGATAGGACCTacaagttttggtttttaatggAACCACAAAGCTTCCCCTCACAACGATGTTCATTAACTGAACACAAAGAGACtgtgaaaagtaaaaagaagctggaaataTCAGTATTGCACAGGATAGGAATGCTGCTCTTACAGGAGTACAAAAGAAGGTGGGCATTTATGTGCTTTGCCTATTCATTGTTTGCTTTTACTTAGAAGTCAGGCATCAGACTACAAGAATGTGCATGAGCTTAGATTAATGGTGCAAAATGAGTTAATGGGTTTGGGAAGGATCCAGAAGAGAGTCATCACTTGATGTTGTGACAAGGAAGATGCTTCAAGATGGGACATTGGCACTGAAGTGGTCTCTGCTTGCATCACTTTTTAGTATCGTCCTGTACCTGTTTCAGTGTAATACATCTGCCATCACATAGCACAAACTACAGAAATATATCAAGAAAAGATCACACTGAAAGACAGTAAATCTTATGAACTATAAAATCTGTCATTCTGTCAACCTCTCTGGGTCATCCAAAAATGGAATTACtcatatagaagaaaaaattatgggGACATTATAGCAACTGGCACTAAGGCATGCCTTGTCAATCACTGCACTGGACACTAGACAGTCATCTATACAAAGGGAGAAAGTATTTCATTGCTTCTCAGTCTTACCATACTTTGTcacaaaatagaaatgaaagtaGCAGTGTGCACACTGCTTCCAAACAAAGTTTCTGAATCTGCGTTTCCTTACCTTTGCCTTTATCCCACTCTCGGACATAAGGCACACCAGGCTTTGTATCTCTTCTCTCCTGGATGACAACCTCTAcctttctgcttgctgcagtAACTCTCGGAGCTTCCGGTTCATCAGTAACACCTTTCAACTCTATGTTACAGAAAGAGAGAGTAGTTTTTGTTAGTAAAGGGATAAAAATCGATATGAACTTCATAGGAGGAATAGGAAGCAAGAGTTATTTGCATTTATAGAGCTCATACTAGTGATCTAATTTCATTCTAATAATGAAATGCATCTGAATGgggaggtgatttttttttttttttttaattactgcataTTAGTTCAGAAAAGATAATGGGTAAGCCAGATAATCAGGAAGCGTATCTACCAAGAGATACTTCATTAGCTTTCTACTTGTAtcaaaaagactgctgaaaatcTATTGCCTAATAACCCAAAAAGGAATGTGCTGAGTGTTATACTGAAGCTAGAAAATTAGgtaaaaataagaacatta
This region of Gymnogyps californianus isolate 813 chromosome 13, ASM1813914v2, whole genome shotgun sequence genomic DNA includes:
- the CCDC174 gene encoding LOW QUALITY PROTEIN: coiled-coil domain-containing protein 174 (The sequence of the model RefSeq protein was modified relative to this genomic sequence to represent the inferred CDS: inserted 1 base in 1 codon), producing MDRRKKPLDVAASSLVDLKAELFRKQEEFKKEKLLKDAGIFAKPKTSNKKPSIWNKQNTGVANRAEKDVEQKTEEEDILDKSRKKLEEKAKLYEKMTKGDFPDEETEDLYLVDFTQKIIDKQHEVQELYQSEAARKTLEKETDDEETQPEMEIPPPEDPDEEWVDYVDFLGRSRRCMKKDLPSLLKMDQELQGKRQGPDGNTLLSEDMRRELQRQQWEKEEEEALRKPMGPIHYEDIRENEARQLGVGYFAFSRDKELRNKQRATLDMLREQTLDQRTKREQLKEKRKAALDARLSKLRARKIKKLREAGLEEEAEKLEKGELKGVTDEPEAPRVTAASRKVEVVIQERRDTKPGVPYVREWDKGKELMFGQWSKKQEELRDERDPEFAPPSDYFMGQKKDDNYRSQNLNSPETSSEKLETETAQNQQMPSVPANGSSTEDMPPSVQAYNNTVQDESASTEACVDAQDVSSSAEDDSSDDEDMLPSAQAYGYGARGVPPSMQAYGYGTQDVLSSMQAYGYSTHDMPFPMQAYGYGAQGVLPPMHAYGYSTHDMPFSMHAYGYGAQEVPPAMQACGCSAQEVPPAMQACGCSXQEVPPAMQACGCSTQGVPPSVQACGCSAQDVAPSAQTDSSDTQNQTPLYQSLDDMLSYYRQVT